TGCTGGGCAGTGCCCCGACAGGCATGGCTTTGGCCATCAGCACCAGGCTCTGAGGATCCCACTGCAGCCAATCCGGCAGCGCCTGGCCATCAGGCCGCGTAGCCACGGTCGTTGCGTTGCGTGCACGCAGCGCCACGCTGGTTTGCAGCGGCAATGCGGCCTCGAACCTGCCGCTACGCAGCACCTGCTCGCTGACCTGCACCATCACCTGGCCCGCCAGCGTCGGCGAGACGTTGCGCATAGGCGTCACTATCACAAAGCCATTCTGTCGGTCCCCGCGCCCGCATTCCTGCGCGTTCTGGGATGTCCCTATGCAGCCCGACACCACCGCACGGCTTGGGAGCGCTGCTTCCACACCCGTCTGTGCGCTGTCCGATGCACTGTCGGATGCACGGCTGGTACGCACAGCCGGACTTGCCGCCACGGGGATGCGGGTCTGGGGCACCAGCACCTCGCTGGTCAGCGCAGGGGACGGGGTCAAGGCGGGCAGTGGTGTCACGGGAACCACAGGCGTGCTTGGATTGATTGGCGTGACGGGCGTAACCGGCGTGACCGGTACCGGACGGATCGTACTGGTCGTATTGTTAGCATAGGAAACCCGGTAGTTGTTGCCACCGTTGCCATCGTTGACGACCACACCCACCGTGGTTACGGTTTTGCTGCCCAGCCCGACACCAGGGTCTGTAAACGCAAAGCTGCCACCGCTGAGGCTGTCGCCGCCAAACAGCGTGCCATTGGCAATCAAGGCGGTACCGGCAGCGGACGTGGTGCCGTCGTAAGCTTTGACCACATTGGCGGTAGCCACCGTGATGGCGGCAGGATTGATAGTGCTGGTGGTGTTGTTGGCGTAAGCCACCGCGTAATTGCCGCCGCCGTTGCCGTCGGACAGGGTCACGCCCGAGGCCGTCACCACCTTGTTGCCGATGCCCACGTTCTTGTCGGTAAAGGCAAAGCTGCCACCACTGAGGCTATCGCTGCCAAACAGCGTGCCACGGGTCACCATGGCCGACCCGGCAGCGGACGTCGTGCCGTCGTAGGTTTTGACCACGTTGGCGGTGGAGACGGTGAGGCTGGCGGGCGTGATGCTGCCGTCGCTGCCACCCAGGCTGTTGCCGCCCGCCAGATAGTAGTTGCCCACGTCGGCGCCGGTCAGCGCGATATTGGCAAAAGCGTAGTGTTGGTTGTTGCCCACGTTCTTTTGTGCAAAGGTACCGGTGCCGTTCACCAACAAGGAATCACCGGCCTCCTGCCCGATCAGGCCCAGGTTGACACCGGCCAGGCTGGCCGTGCCGTCGTAGGTCTTGGTCACCGTGGGCAGGCTGGCGCTGACGGCCTTTTGCGCCACAGCCAAATTGCCCACAAAGACGGGGTTACCCACAAAGTTGGCCCCGACCACCCCGGGGTTGGTATCGGTCAGTGCATAGTTGCCCACCGCGGTCTTGCCTGCGCTGCTGGTGACAGCACCCTGGGGGCTCAGGGTGAACTGGATACCGCCATTGGAGCCGTCTGAGTAGGAAAAGCTATTGCCCGTGCCGCTGCCGGCCAGGTTGTAGATAGTGGAATTGTTGCTGTCCAGGTACTGCACGCTGGTGACCGCCAAGGTTGGCGTACCGCCGTACACACTGCCGGTGTTGGCCACGCGCACCAGCAGTTGGTTGGCGGGCAAGATGGTGTAGAGGCCGTTGGCGTAGCCGATGGTGTAGTTGCTGGAAGCCAGACCGCTGGGTACCAGGGCACCGGCATAGCTGCCTGCGGCGACGTCGGTGACGGCATTCGGTCGGTTGATGGCCAGGGTGCCACCGAGTACGCTACTGGTCTCGCCCCCCACCAACCCGCTGTAGCTGGCACCAAAGTAGCCCGGCGTGTCGGCTTGGGTCACGAACCGGGCATCGGCATGGGCCGTGACCAGCAAAGGAGCGGGCGTGATGCTGGCCGTGACCCCGACGGGCTGCAGCAACGCGTAATTGGCCGCATCGGCGCCGCTGAGGGTGTAGCCCGAGACCGCTACTGTTTTGCCCGTGCCCGCATTTTTATCGGTAAAGCTGCCCACACCGGTGCCACCGAGCGAGACGGCATCGCTGCCCAAAGCAGCCACTGCCGCCGTGCCCGTGAGGGTGGCCGCGGTGCTTGCGTCGTAGACCTTGTTGGCCGCAGCGATGCCTGTCACGGCCAGGTTGGCTTGGGTGATATCGGCCGTGATACCGGTGGGCTGCACCAGTGCGTAGTTCGCAGCGTCTGCACCGCCAAGCATATAGCCCGTCACCGCCACGGCCTTGCCGGTGCCAACATGCCGGTCGGCAAAGCTTCCTGTGGCGGCGCCTGCAACAGTCACCACATCACTGCCCAGTACCGCCACGGTGGCCGATCCGGTCAAGACCGCATTTGTCGTCGCGTCGTACACCTTGCTGGCCGCGCCAACGCCGGTGACCGCCACGCTGGCAGGGGTGATGTTGGCCGTCACACCCGTGGGCTGCACCACGGTGTAGTTCGCGGCGTCCGTACCGCTGAGGGTGTAGCCGCTGACGCTGACGGTTTTACCGGTACCCACATTTTTGTTGGCAAAGCTGCCGGTTCCCGTGCCCAGCACCGACACCGTGTCGCTACCCAGCGCGGTCACCGCCGCCACGCCCGCCAGGGTCGCGGCCGTGGTGGCATCGTAGACCGTGTTGGCGGCCCCCACACCGGTCACCGCCAGATTGGCTTGCGTGATATTCGCCGCCACACCCGTGGGTTGCACCACCGCGTAGTTGGCGGCATCCGCGCCACTGAGGCTGTAGCCAGACACCGCCACGGTCTTGCCAGCACCCACATTCTTGTCGGCAAAACTGCCAACACCCGCACCTACCACTGCGACAACATCGCTGCCCAGCGCCGACACGACCGCAGCGCCCGTCAAGGTGGCTGCCGTGGCCGCGTCGTACACCTTGTTGGCGGCTCCAACACCGGTGACGGCAAGCGGGGCCTGGGTGATGTTGGCCGTCACACCCACGGGCTGCACCACCGCATAGTTGGCAGCATCTGCGCCACCCAGGGCGTAGCCGTTGACGTTCACCACCTTGCCCGTACCCACGCTCTTGTTGACGAAGCTGCCGATACCGGTACCCACCACGGTCACCACGTCGCTGCCCTGGGCGGCGACTACGGCGGTGCCTGTCAGGGTGGCGGTCGTGGTCGTATCGTAGACCTTGCTGTTGGCCCCCAAGCCCGCCACGTTAAGGCTGGCTGGGGTGATGTTGGCCGTGACACCTGTAGGCTGCACCATGGCGTAGTTGCCCGCGTCGGCACCACCAAGGGTGAAGCCGTTGACGGTCACGGTCTTGCCGATTCCGACGTTCTTGTCCGCAAAACTTCCTGTGCCAGAGCCACCGACCGCCACCACATCACTGCCCAGTGCCGCAACCGTGGCCGTCCCTGTCAAGCTGGCACCCGTCGTCGTGTCGTACACCTTGTTGGCCGCACCCACTCCGGTAACCACCAGGTTCGCTTGCGTGATGTTGGCCGCCACACCCGTGGGCTGCATGACGGCGTAGTTGGCCGCATCCGCCCCGCTGAGGGTATAGCCGGTGACGGCCACCGCCTTGCCGGTACCGACGTTCTTGTCCGCAAAGTTGCCCACGCCCGTGCCGCCTACCGCCACAACATCAGTGCCCAGGGCCGTGGTACTTGCGGTACCGGTCAAGGTGGCGCTGGTGGTTGCGTCGTAGACTTTGCTGACAGCACCCACGCCCGTGACCAACAGAGGGGCTGGGGTGATGCTGGCCGCCAGACCAGTGGGCTGCACCAAGGCGTAATTGGCGGCATCGGTGCCACCCAAGGTGTAGCCGCTGGCCGTGACGGCCTTGCCCGTGCCCACCTGCTTGTCGGCAAAGCTACCCGAGCCTGTGCCGCCGAGCGTCACGGCGTCACTGCCCAGGGCGGACACCACCGCGGTACCGGTCAAGGCCGCGCCGGTGGTGGCGTCGTAGACCTTGTTGGCGGCCGCCACACCTGTGACATGCAAGTTGGCGGCGGTGATATTGGCCGTGATGCCGGTGGGCTGCACCACGGTGTAGTTGGCCGCGTCGGCACCGCTGAGGGTGTAGCCACTGACTGTTACCGCCTTGCCCGTGCCGACGTTCTTGTCGGCGAAGCTACCCACGCCACCGCCGACCGCCACCACGTCACCGGCCTGCGCAGTGACGACTGCTGTGCCGCTCAAGGTGGCGGTAGTGGTTGCGTCGTAGACTTTGTTGGCCGCCGCCACGCCGGTCACCCCGAGAGTGGCTTGGGTGATATTGGCGGTGACTCCGGCCGGTTGCACCACCGTGTAATTGGCCGCATCCGCCCCGCTGAGGGTGTAGCCACTGATGGCCACCGCCTTGCCGGTGCCCACGTTCTTGTTGGCAAAGTTGCCGGCTCCAATGCCGCCCACGGTAACAACATCACCGCCCAGGGCGGTCACTGCCGCCGTCCCAGTCAGGGATGCCGTCGTCGTGGCATCGTAAACCTTGTTGGCGGCCCCCACACCGGTCACCGCCAGGTTGGCTTGCGTGATATTGGCGGCCAACCCTGTGGGCTGCACGACGGCGTAATTGGCAGCATCGGCCCCGCCGAGCGTATAGCCGCTGACGGTGACGGCCTTAGCCGTGCCCACGTTCTTGCTGGCGAAACTGCCAGCCCCAGTACCCCCCACGGTGACCACGTCGCTGCCAAGCGCCGCCACCGCCGCCGTCCCGGTCAACGTCGCGGTGGTGGTCGTGTCATAGACCTTGTTGGCCGCTCCCACCCCGCCCACCACCAGGCTGGCCTGGGTGATATTGGCGGTTACGCTGGCGGGCTGCACCACGGTGTAGTTGGCGGCATCGGTACCGCTGAGGGTGTATCCGCTCACCGTGACAGTTTTGCCAGTACCCACATTCTTGTTGGTAAAGCTGCCGACCGCCGTACCGCCCAGGGTCACCGAGTCGCCGCCCAAGGGGGCGATGCTGGCGCTTCCATTCAGTGTGGCACCCGTGCCGGCATCGTAGGTTTTGTTGTTTGCGCCCACGCCGCTGACGGCCAAACCCGCAGGGGTGATGGTGCTGGTGGTGTTATTGGCATAGGCCACAGCGTAGTTGCCACCGCCATTGCCATCGTTCACCGTCACCCCCGAGGTGGTTACGGTTTTGTTGCCTGTACCCGCATTTTTATTGGAAAAAGCAAAGCTGCCGCCGCTGAGCGTATCGGTGCCAAACAGGGTGCCGCTGGTCACCACTGCCGTACCACTGGCGCTGGTGGTGGTGTCATAGGTTTTGCTGACATTGCTGGTGGCCACCGTCAGGCTGGCCTGGGTGATGTTGGCCGTGGCCGTGCCACCAGCCAAGGTGTAGTTGCTGGCCAACCCGGTGCCGTTGCCAAGCGCCAGGCTGCCCAGCGTGACGGTTTGACCTGAGCCCACGTTTTTGCTGGCCACGGTACCGGTGCCGCCCAGGGTGAGCGTCTGGCCACCCACCAGAGAACCCAAGGTGAAGATACTTGCGGCCACATTGGCCGTGCCATCAAAGCTGCGGCTACCGCTCAGGCTGACGGCGTAGGGGTTGACCGTGAGGCTGCCGCTGGTATAGCTGATCGCATAGCCCTGGCCACTGCTGAATCCGCTGGCGCTGATGGCATAGGGGCTACCCGCCACATTGAGCGCGCCCTGGCTGCTGCCGCCATACACGATGCTTCCACTAAGGCTGTCGCCATTGACCAAAGCGCTGGTGGCGTAACCATTGCCGCCGCTGTAGGCATTGCCATCGTAGGTTTTGCTGGCGTTGTTGACGGTGACCGTGATGCTGGGTGCTTCGCGGTAGACGGCGTAGCTGCCGCTGCCCAAGCCGGTGCTGTAGTTGGTGGTGGCCTCGTCGCTGTTGTAGCGAAAGCGCCCGGAGCCGGAGCCGATGAACGCCGTAAGCCCCGTGCTGCCGCTGACCGAGCCGGTCATCAGCGTGGCGCGCCCGCCGCTGCCGGTGGTGATGCCGGGGCTGCCGCTGAGGACGATGTTGCCGCCGGTGCTGGTGCCAGCGTTGCTGCTGACACCGGCATTGAGCAGCACCGCCGCGCTGCCGGTGTCGGTGCTGGCCACAGTTTGCGCCACAGTCAGGTCCCCGCTGGCAGTGCCAATGGAGACCGGTCCGCTGGCGCTGATACCGCTGATGCCGTTGACCGTGCCGATTTGCAGTTCGCTATTATTTTTGTAGCTTGTTGTGCCCGTCCCACCGGCGGCAAGGGCACTTACGACGTTAGAGCTGGCAGTGGCCAACGCGTAGTTTCCAGAGCCATTGAGCAGCAGGTTCGTCGCGGTGAGGTTACCGGCCACCGTTTGGCCCACGGTGCCCGCCGCCGTCAGGGTCAGGGTGCTGCTGGTGACGGGGGCGTTGATGGCGATGGTGGCGCCGGTTTTGAGGGTCAGATCGGTGGCCAAACTGGGCGCGATGGCGCTGGAGACCGTGATGGCCCCGGCGGCAGTGGCATCGTTGCGGCC
This sequence is a window from Rhodoferax sp. WC2427. Protein-coding genes within it:
- a CDS encoding YDG domain-containing protein; amino-acid sequence: MNHIYQLVWSALHRAWVVVSEVASGLGSRRTTDQRRRPGAAPQPFTLKNIAACAYAMGAGALFLINSQQVSAQTIAPTTVPQGGVVTQGAATLQGAGSASAPVLNINQTSQRAVINWNSFNLGAASTVNFHQPNAQSATLNRVQDMQPSQILGHIHAPGQVTLINPAGVYFSPSAVLDVGALTATTLNQTDVDFMAGQARFQRQGATGSVVNEGTLKATDYIALLAPEVRNQGTITANAVVLAAGESIQLNFDAFSRLSSISVTPSQIAALVENRTAVLAPGGTILLSATALSGLQASVIHSGQLDASSLSARGGRIVLEGDSIALKTGSSLNASGATGGGTVLVGGDWQGSGSLRQATTVAMEQGARIDASATHSGDGGKVVLWSDVHNASSQTSVQGRITAQGVGAGGQVETSGHTVVLDTAQVHAGGQARAGLWLIDPFSYTIGASQAATISSSLSSGTSVTVDTSANVGSLGSSGNSGDVGNVTLDANISKTGGVDTTLTFKAHQSIRIANANDAAITSTSGKLNLVFWADQDNVGAGAVFMGMNLNSVSINTNGGHFWVGGGSGSTTWNGLTVGDGYANSNTLTASWSGVELRSTTINTGGGNLLFKGINDRVSGTDDRVGIYIRDSAISTGTGSLSLDGQSSLRGGSVPVNNGGVIIDGGTLASTHGNIDITGSQNGLGTEAEGVKLINTSVSATGTGNITLLGTADADNGQSATKSAIVLLADSSNQTTRIATNSGNITLTGTVNTTNKADSAGVLLMANNSSATDANWAKVKVVSSSGNITIAGDNPANTNASTLNQAVRFNGSNFGKVYLGQDESGTYTGNLAIQGRQIGVDGFASGYLQARGTGAMAIEPKTSAAGFNRAFTLDSTWDLGSAHSSLALGNANNVQAVTVSAAQTAAGPISIYGGDVALNANLTSTLAGAAMLVKASGNISTAANTSLKTSNGNLTLWSDSDSSGVGSMALGNSNTFNTSLNGASTSQATGGGKITLAGGADSNADGLPDGYAFSATGHGLAIGTTGASNTAVYSGGGDVLFKGKTSVTTTGNRGVQSAGLLTVNSGQGAITMVGESAGSYGMEFSNSVAGTSTGLSLTSAKASGTAIALTGITTAASTHGLVLNNDAVEDVLATGGGGIALTGTGTGSGYGVWLQNSNVLASAGAITVDGGTKGINVVTGAKLGKSTTGVTSSTSNISLTGDVVNLGAATTVDTTGTLTVQPYSASFSSALAYPLSNLTVASTLTGLTLGKTGNAANITVGSNQSINGPINIYGGNVALNASLAATAAGAAVRVLASGDITLAASQSVTTQSGAVLFNADSDGSGAGAIVLNTGSGITSNGGNITLGGGAAGTGAANAIGSSTNISGVDLSGATLSAGGGNIAISGKGYGGSSDNQYGVFVNASSAITTSGTGTTTITGTGGAGTGNNANASSFNIGVSISSSSVTGAAATTITGTGGAASGGQSNKGVFVGNGSTVQSGGTGSLTITGTGGTSIGGNDYGVQLMGTGTTVGSSGGNVGVTGTGGSGPGDFEEGVYVGTAATLSAGGSGTVTVQGTGGSGGGNYGIGVGIFDANTLVTSSGGSVTVSGTGAGSGSGNSHYGVSMAGGATVTSGGTGSVTVQGTSANMATNFNRGTLLDSAATITSAGGNVSVTGQGRGTGTSTDGEGVLVRTGGRISAGGTGSTTVTGTGSGASGSNNQGILVTDSSSAIGSNNGTVTLTGSTGGTTNAGIAILSSGAVQSGGNNAVFLSTDSYTGDATGSISAGTGTVTLQNRTVGTKIDLGGADVLSGSPLTLGLGSAELNRITAGTLVVGRNDATAAGAITVSSAIAPSLATDLTLKTGATIAINAPVTSSTLTLTAAGTVGQTVAGNLTATNLLLNGSGNYALATASSNVVSALAAGGTGTTSYKNNSELQIGTVNGISGISASGPVSIGTASGDLTVAQTVASTDTGSAAVLLNAGVSSNAGTSTGGNIVLSGSPGITTGSGGRATLMTGSVSGSTGLTAFIGSGSGRFRYNSDEATTNYSTGLGSGSYAVYREAPSITVTVNNASKTYDGNAYSGGNGYATSALVNGDSLSGSIVYGGSSQGALNVAGSPYAISASGFSSGQGYAISYTSGSLTVNPYAVSLSGSRSFDGTANVAASIFTLGSLVGGQTLTLGGTGTVASKNVGSGQTVTLGSLALGNGTGLASNYTLAGGTATANITQASLTVATSNVSKTYDTTTSASGTAVVTSGTLFGTDTLSGGSFAFSNKNAGTGNKTVTTSGVTVNDGNGGGNYAVAYANNTTSTITPAGLAVSGVGANNKTYDAGTGATLNGSASIAPLGGDSVTLGGTAVGSFTNKNVGTGKTVTVSGYTLSGTDAANYTVVQPASVTANITQASLVVGGVGAANKVYDTTTTATLTGTAAVAALGSDVVTVGGTGAGSFASKNVGTAKAVTVSGYTLGGADAANYAVVQPTGLAANITQANLAVTGVGAANKVYDATTTASLTGTAAVTALGGDVVTVGGIGAGNFANKNVGTGKAVAISGYTLSGADAANYTVVQPAGVTANITQATLGVTGVAAANKVYDATTTATLSGTAVVTAQAGDVVAVGGGVGSFADKNVGTGKAVTVSGYTLSGADAANYTVVQPTGITANITAANLHVTGVAAANKVYDATTGAALTGTAVVSALGSDAVTLGGTGSGSFADKQVGTGKAVTASGYTLGGTDAANYALVQPTGLAASITPAPLLVTGVGAVSKVYDATTSATLTGTASTTALGTDVVAVGGTGVGNFADKNVGTGKAVAVTGYTLSGADAANYAVMQPTGVAANITQANLVVTGVGAANKVYDTTTGASLTGTATVAALGSDVVAVGGSGTGSFADKNVGIGKTVTVNGFTLGGADAGNYAMVQPTGVTANITPASLNVAGLGANSKVYDTTTTATLTGTAVVAAQGSDVVTVVGTGIGSFVNKSVGTGKVVNVNGYALGGADAANYAVVQPVGVTANITQAPLAVTGVGAANKVYDAATAATLTGAAVVSALGSDVVAVVGAGVGSFADKNVGAGKTVAVSGYSLSGADAANYAVVQPTGVAANITQANLAVTGVGAANTVYDATTAATLAGVAAVTALGSDTVSVLGTGTGSFANKNVGTGKTVSVSGYTLSGTDAANYTVVQPTGVTANITPASVAVTGVGAASKVYDATTNAVLTGSATVAVLGSDVVTVAGAATGSFADRHVGTGKAVAVTGYMLGGADAANYALVQPTGITADITQANLAVTGIAAANKVYDASTAATLTGTAAVAALGSDAVSLGGTGVGSFTDKNAGTGKTVAVSGYTLSGADAANYALLQPVGVTASITPAPLLVTAHADARFVTQADTPGYFGASYSGLVGGETSSVLGGTLAINRPNAVTDVAAGSYAGALVPSGLASSNYTIGYANGLYTILPANQLLVRVANTGSVYGGTPTLAVTSVQYLDSNNSTIYNLAGSGTGNSFSYSDGSNGGIQFTLSPQGAVTSSAGKTAVGNYALTDTNPGVVGANFVGNPVFVGNLAVAQKAVSASLPTVTKTYDGTASLAGVNLGLIGQEAGDSLLVNGTGTFAQKNVGNNQHYAFANIALTGADVGNYYLAGGNSLGGSDGSITPASLTVSTANVVKTYDGTTSAAGSAMVTRGTLFGSDSLSGGSFAFTDKNVGIGNKVVTASGVTLSDGNGGGNYAVAYANNTTSTINPAAITVATANVVKAYDGTTSAAGTALIANGTLFGGDSLSGGSFAFTDPGVGLGSKTVTTVGVVVNDGNGGNNYRVSYANNTTSTIRPVPVTPVTPVTPINPSTPVVPVTPLPALTPSPALTSEVLVPQTRIPVAASPAVRTSRASDSASDSAQTGVEAALPSRAVVSGCIGTSQNAQECGRGDRQNGFVIVTPMRNVSPTLAGQVMVQVSEQVLRSGRFEAALPLQTSVALRARNATTVATRPDGQALPDWLQWDPQSLVLMAKAMPVGALPSTVVVGTGDERVEVEMTALP